A window from Primulina eburnea isolate SZY01 chromosome 2, ASM2296580v1, whole genome shotgun sequence encodes these proteins:
- the LOC140824258 gene encoding uncharacterized protein codes for MTVQADNSWWEDKIKENPEYTKFRLRGPKYLDLFENIFKGSIATGYAALAPSENQPIHNNFNDDTNDWDVQLDGEFQSDVYINVESQEFMENSTMGADNSMQQRKRKRRESGEKRGPIATRFADQLDRVLQEFETQKSIHETPKDDPCSIENCLEVLRSLPGMVVGSKQLFIVTRVLGKKHNRHTFIGLKDSELQLGWAKTFTKDDLKRY; via the exons ATGACCGTGCAAGCTGATAATAGTTGGTGGGAGGATAAGATTAAG GAAAATCCCGAGTATACAAAGTTTAGATTGAGGGGACCCAAGTATTTAGatttatttgaaaatatatttaaaggTTCCATAGCAACTGGCTATGCTGCATTAGCACCATCAGAGAATCAACcaattcataataattttaaCGATGATACAAATGATTGGGATGTTCAGTTAGATGGAGAGTTTCAAAGTGATGTTTATATTAATGTTGAAAGCCAAGAATTTATGGAAAACTCAACAATGGGAGCTGACAACTCTATGCAGCAAAGAAAGAGAAAAAGAAGGGAGAGTGGGGAAAAAAGAGGTCCCATTGCCACTAGGTTTGCCGATCAACTTGATCGTGTCCTTCAAGAATTTGAGACTCAAAAGTCTATACACGAAACACCAAAAGATGATCCATGTAGCATTGAAAATTGTCTGGAGGTTCTTCGTAGTTTGCCTGGTATGGTGGTTGGCAGTAAGCAATTATTCATAGTTACTAGAGTTTTGGGTAAAAAGCATAATAGGCATACATTTATCGGATTGAAGGACTCGGAACTGCAGCTTGGTTGGGCAAAGACATTCACTAAAGATGATTTGAAGCGTTATTAA